Within the Paenibacillus pabuli genome, the region CATGGTTAAGCATATCAGTGACCGTGTTGCTGTTATGTACATGGGTAAAGTGGTTGAGCTGGCAGAGAGTGAGGAATTGTACTCCAACCCGGTTCACCCTTACACCAAAACATTGCTGTCTGCTATTCCTGTACCTGATCCGGAAGTGGAAGCAAACAAACGCCGCATTTTGCTGCCGGACGAACAGTCTGGTCCAATCCAAAATGCAGGAAGTGGTCCTGTAAACGATCCGTATAACCTGGAGAATGCTCAATTGATTGAAATCTCCAAAGGTCACTGGGTTTCCGAACCATACGTTTAAGGAATTATATTCCGTTTGGACTTATTGATGTTATCAAACCGCCGGCTTGTTCGGCGGTTTTTTAGTTTTTTGGTGACTTTCTTTTGACGAAGTGGCCTGTAGTTCGGTACAATCAAGAAAGGCTCTTTGAAGCAGAATAGGAGGCAGACCTCATGAAAGGTATTACCGAGGCACTCCGCAGCGGAACACAACTTGCAGAAGATTATATCTGCTCACGTGATGCTGCGCGGGGCCTTTACGAGTATGACATTCACTGGGAATCCGGACTTCATGCGCGTGCCGAGTGGCTGGACCAATCGGAGAACACACGTGTGGATCGTCAGAACCTGGTAGAGTATTTACGTATATATAATAAACGTTTCAATGATCACGAAGCCGTACATCATTCAATCGCACGATTGGCTGAGGAAGGTACGTTTGTGGTTACAGGTGGGCAGCAGAGCGGCTTGTTGACAGGGCCGTTATTTGTCATCTACAAAGCTGCGAGTGTCGTTGCGGCTGCCCGTGAAGCTGAAGCCAAGCTTCAGCGCCCGGTAGTTCCCGTATTTTGGATTGCTGGAGAGGACCATGACTGGGATGAAGTGAACCACACCTATCTGCCTGGTCATAACGGTGAAATGACCAAGGTCAAACTGCATGGTCGATTCGATGGCCGAAATTCGGTGAGCGGGGTCACGGTTGAAACAGCACAGTGGATGAACGTAATCGAGCAGGTGGAGCATCTTCTGCCGGATACTGTACATAAACCAGGATTAATGCAGATGCTCACCTCGATCCATCAGTCCAGCTCGAATCTTAGTGAGGCTTTTGCGAGAATGGTGTCAGCATTGTTTGGCAGTACTGGACTTGTCCTTATGGATGCTGCAGATTCCGGATTGAGAGAACTGGAGCAACCTGTGTTTGAGCGATTGATTCGCGAGAATGCTTCATTGCGAGAAGCTTATTTGCAGGGTGCTTCCGTGGTGCAGGAAGCGGGCTATCCCATGCCGGCAGAAGTTGCTGAAGACGGAGCAAATTTGTTTTACATCCATGATGGTTCACGGTTACTTCTGTTCCTGAAGGATGGTTTGTACACTGATCGAAAAGGGCTAGTGTCTTTTACGGAAGAACGATTGCTTCAGGAGCTGAGGGAACATCCCGAGCGATTCAGTAATAATGTACTCACCCGACCGTTAATGCAGGATTCTGTACTGCCTGTAGCTGCGGTGATACTAGGACAAGGTGAGATTGCGTACTGGGGATTAACCAGAACCGCATTCCGCCAATTTGGTCTGCAGATGCCCATCTTGCTGCCTAGGTTGTCCTTCACCATTCTGGAGGATGTCCATCACAAGCACATGAATCAGTACGAGCTCTCTTTCCAAGATGTGCAATACCACATGGAAGAAAAAAGAGAGAAGTGGCTCGCAGGACAGGAAACATTCCAGGTCGAGAAGGAATTTGAGCAAGTCCAGCACAAAGTTGCTGAGTTTTATCGTCCACTGCTTGATCAACTTGCGCAAATTCACGCTGGGCTTGATCGGATCGGAGAGACGAATTTGAGAAAAATCAACGAACAGATTCAATATCTGCAGAAGCAAACACAGAAGGCGATCACAGATAAACATGAGGTCGGACTCAGACATTGGAACGGCATACAGAACTCCCTCTTTCCTATGAACAAACCACAGGAGCGAGTCCACAATGTGCTCTTCTACTTGAACCGTTACGGAACCAAGTGGATTCAGGAGCTCATCGAGAGCGGACGTGAATTCCGGGGTCAACATCAAGTGATTGAACTGTAACTGTGTGCTTCGCAGCAGACCCTTATAATAGAAGAAACAGATAAAGAGGAGGATGGGGCATGACTACACCTGCACTGCAAAA harbors:
- the bshC gene encoding bacillithiol biosynthesis cysteine-adding enzyme BshC; this encodes MKGITEALRSGTQLAEDYICSRDAARGLYEYDIHWESGLHARAEWLDQSENTRVDRQNLVEYLRIYNKRFNDHEAVHHSIARLAEEGTFVVTGGQQSGLLTGPLFVIYKAASVVAAAREAEAKLQRPVVPVFWIAGEDHDWDEVNHTYLPGHNGEMTKVKLHGRFDGRNSVSGVTVETAQWMNVIEQVEHLLPDTVHKPGLMQMLTSIHQSSSNLSEAFARMVSALFGSTGLVLMDAADSGLRELEQPVFERLIRENASLREAYLQGASVVQEAGYPMPAEVAEDGANLFYIHDGSRLLLFLKDGLYTDRKGLVSFTEERLLQELREHPERFSNNVLTRPLMQDSVLPVAAVILGQGEIAYWGLTRTAFRQFGLQMPILLPRLSFTILEDVHHKHMNQYELSFQDVQYHMEEKREKWLAGQETFQVEKEFEQVQHKVAEFYRPLLDQLAQIHAGLDRIGETNLRKINEQIQYLQKQTQKAITDKHEVGLRHWNGIQNSLFPMNKPQERVHNVLFYLNRYGTKWIQELIESGREFRGQHQVIEL